From the Martelella mediterranea DSM 17316 genome, one window contains:
- a CDS encoding GlcG/HbpS family heme-binding protein — MQTITTLDITDARKLIEGARNHADKIGVPMCIAVTDNAGNLIAFERMEGGKVTSTTIAIDKAYTAAAARKATHEYGEASQPGKPAYGINSAIGGRLMVVAGGLPVTADGMVVGAIGISSGTPTQDLEVARAALAHFSA, encoded by the coding sequence ATGCAGACAATCACGACACTGGACATCACGGATGCGCGCAAGCTGATTGAAGGCGCGCGCAACCATGCCGACAAGATCGGCGTGCCGATGTGCATCGCGGTCACCGACAATGCCGGCAATCTGATCGCCTTCGAGCGAATGGAAGGCGGCAAGGTGACGAGCACGACGATTGCCATCGACAAGGCGTATACGGCCGCCGCCGCCCGCAAGGCGACACATGAATATGGCGAGGCCAGCCAGCCCGGCAAACCGGCCTACGGGATAAACTCCGCCATTGGCGGCAGGCTGATGGTGGTGGCCGGCGGACTGCCGGTGACGGCGGACGGCATGGTGGTCGGCGCCATCGGCATCAGCTCCGGCACGCCAACCCAGGATCTGGAAGTAGCACGCGCGGCTCTCGCGCATTTTTCAGCCTGA
- a CDS encoding NADP-dependent malic enzyme, producing MRQKSSDDDRQEKHARPRPAEQEALDFHARGRPGKLEITPSKPMATQRDLSLAYSPGVAVPVRAIAEDPDRAFDYTTRGNMVAVISNGTAILGLGNLGALASKPVMEGKAALFKCFADIDSIDLEVDTTDIDVFVNCVRLLGPSFGGINLEDIKAPDCFIIEQRLREAMDIPVFHDDQHGTAIIAAAGLINALHLTGRDLASTRIVCNGAGAAAIACIELLKAMGTPHDNIILCDSKGVVHEGRNDGMNQWKSAHAVSTDRRSLADAVDGADVFLGLSVKGALTQDMVATMAPNPVIFAMANPDPEIAPEDVAAIRSDAIMATGRSDYPNQVNNVLGFPYIFRGALDVRATEINEAMKVAAARALAALAREDVPDDVAAAYAGNRPKFGPGYIIPVPFDPRLISAIPVAVARAAMESGVARREITDFEDYERVLSARRDPIASTMQRVYERVRRQPKRIVFTEGEEEQMIRAAISFVNQKLGTAILLGREDLVRKAAQQAGADIERPGIELINASLSHRNADYTAHLYKRLQRDGFLFRDCQRLINNDRNHFAATMVALGDADGMVTGVTRNYSTALSDVRRVIDARPGHRVIGLSLALCHGRTVLVADTAVHDTPNAAELADIAEEAASMARHMGYEPRIAMLAYSTFGHPRGERASQVRDAVRILDERGVDFEYDGEMAADVALNAERMRQYPFCRLSGPANVLVMPAFHSASIATKMLQELGGSTVIGPLLVGLDKPVQIVSLGARDADIVNMAAMAAYSATVQTDDET from the coding sequence ATGCGACAGAAAAGCAGCGACGATGATCGTCAGGAAAAACACGCCCGGCCGCGCCCGGCCGAGCAGGAGGCGCTCGATTTTCATGCGCGCGGGCGTCCGGGCAAGCTGGAAATCACGCCCTCGAAGCCGATGGCGACCCAGCGCGATCTTTCGCTTGCCTATTCGCCGGGCGTGGCCGTGCCGGTCCGGGCAATCGCGGAAGATCCGGATCGCGCCTTCGACTACACCACGCGGGGCAACATGGTCGCCGTCATTTCCAACGGGACCGCGATCCTGGGTCTTGGCAATCTCGGCGCGCTTGCCTCCAAGCCGGTGATGGAAGGCAAGGCGGCGCTGTTCAAGTGTTTTGCCGACATCGATTCCATCGATCTTGAGGTCGACACCACCGATATCGATGTCTTCGTCAACTGTGTCAGGTTGCTCGGCCCCTCCTTCGGCGGCATCAATCTTGAGGATATCAAGGCGCCGGATTGCTTCATCATCGAACAGCGCCTGCGCGAGGCGATGGACATTCCGGTTTTCCACGACGACCAGCACGGCACGGCCATCATCGCCGCGGCGGGACTGATCAACGCGCTGCACCTGACCGGCCGCGACCTCGCGTCGACCAGGATCGTGTGCAACGGCGCGGGGGCGGCCGCGATTGCCTGTATCGAGCTGCTGAAGGCCATGGGAACGCCTCATGACAACATCATCCTCTGCGACAGCAAGGGCGTTGTCCATGAGGGGCGCAATGACGGCATGAACCAGTGGAAATCGGCCCATGCCGTCAGTACCGACCGACGCTCGCTGGCAGACGCCGTCGACGGTGCCGATGTTTTCCTCGGCCTTTCCGTCAAAGGCGCGCTGACGCAGGACATGGTCGCCACCATGGCGCCGAATCCGGTCATTTTCGCAATGGCCAATCCCGATCCGGAAATTGCGCCGGAGGATGTCGCCGCCATTCGCTCGGATGCGATCATGGCGACGGGCCGGTCGGATTATCCCAACCAGGTCAACAATGTTCTGGGCTTTCCTTACATCTTCAGGGGCGCGCTCGATGTGCGCGCAACCGAAATCAACGAGGCGATGAAGGTGGCCGCCGCACGGGCGCTTGCCGCACTCGCGCGTGAGGATGTGCCTGACGATGTCGCCGCAGCCTATGCCGGCAACCGGCCGAAATTCGGGCCCGGTTACATCATCCCGGTTCCCTTCGATCCGCGCCTGATCTCCGCCATCCCGGTGGCCGTCGCGCGGGCGGCGATGGAATCGGGCGTTGCGCGGCGCGAAATCACCGATTTCGAGGACTATGAGCGCGTGCTGTCGGCCCGGCGCGATCCGATCGCCTCGACCATGCAGCGCGTCTATGAGCGGGTTCGCCGCCAGCCGAAGCGCATTGTCTTTACCGAGGGTGAAGAGGAGCAGATGATCCGCGCCGCGATCTCCTTCGTGAACCAGAAGCTTGGCACCGCCATCCTGCTTGGTCGCGAGGATCTGGTGCGCAAGGCTGCCCAACAGGCCGGCGCCGATATCGAGCGCCCCGGCATCGAGTTGATCAACGCCTCGCTTTCCCACCGCAACGCCGATTATACCGCGCATCTCTACAAGAGGCTGCAGCGCGACGGCTTTCTGTTCCGCGATTGCCAGCGGCTTATCAACAATGACCGCAACCACTTCGCCGCCACCATGGTGGCGCTCGGCGATGCCGACGGCATGGTGACCGGGGTGACGCGCAACTATTCCACCGCGCTCTCCGATGTGCGGCGCGTGATCGACGCCCGTCCCGGGCACCGCGTGATCGGCCTTTCGCTGGCGCTTTGCCATGGCCGCACCGTGCTGGTGGCCGATACGGCCGTTCACGACACCCCGAACGCCGCCGAGCTTGCAGATATCGCCGAGGAGGCCGCCTCCATGGCCCGCCATATGGGTTACGAGCCGCGCATCGCCATGCTTGCCTACTCAACCTTCGGCCACCCGCGCGGCGAGCGCGCGAGCCAGGTGCGCGATGCTGTGCGTATTCTCGACGAGCGCGGCGTCGATTTCGAGTATGACGGCGAGATGGCGGCCGATGTGGCGCTAAACGCCGAACGCATGCGGCAATATCCGTTCTGCCGGCTTTCGGGTCCGGCCAATGTGCTCGTCATGCCGGCCTTCCACTCCGCCTCGATCGCAACCAAGATGCTGCAGGAACTGGGCGGCTCGACGGTCATCGGTCCGCTTCTGGTGGGGCTCGACAAGCCGGTGCAGATCGTCTCGCTCGGCGCGCGCGATGCCGACATCGTCAACATGGCGGCCATGGCGGCCTATAGTGCGACGGTGCAGACTGACGACGAGACCTAA
- a CDS encoding FadR/GntR family transcriptional regulator, whose amino-acid sequence MAATLDEEQSETHINGRMSGVVYEKIVELIASNVFPVKSRLPSEMDLSERFEASRPVVREALQRLRDDGLIVSRQGSGSYVQRRPDVEVLQLVPVGSLADVQRCFEFRAGLEPATAALAALRRDNEDLARIDEAMAVLDKCVAEGRLGAEEDFELHNAIAIATKNHYHSSIEASLRSHVIAGMNVTRSLSMRRSEPHLRAVQQEHEIIVKAIKAQKEDDAFDAMKNHIVNARKRMFEGI is encoded by the coding sequence ATGGCAGCGACCTTGGATGAAGAACAGTCGGAAACGCATATAAACGGTCGCATGAGCGGCGTCGTCTACGAGAAGATCGTTGAACTGATCGCCAGCAATGTGTTTCCGGTCAAGAGTCGCCTTCCCTCCGAAATGGATCTGTCGGAGCGATTCGAGGCCTCGCGTCCTGTTGTTCGAGAGGCCTTGCAGCGCTTGCGCGATGACGGGCTGATCGTCTCCCGTCAGGGGTCTGGTTCCTATGTTCAGCGGCGGCCCGATGTCGAGGTGCTGCAACTGGTGCCGGTGGGGTCGCTCGCCGATGTTCAGCGCTGCTTCGAGTTCCGGGCGGGTCTTGAGCCCGCAACGGCGGCGCTGGCAGCGCTTCGGCGCGATAACGAGGATCTCGCGCGCATCGATGAGGCGATGGCCGTGCTGGACAAGTGCGTTGCCGAAGGACGGCTCGGGGCCGAGGAAGATTTCGAGCTGCACAATGCCATCGCGATCGCGACAAAAAATCACTATCACAGTTCCATCGAGGCTTCGCTGCGTTCACACGTCATCGCCGGTATGAATGTCACCAGGAGCCTGAGCATGCGCCGGTCCGAGCCGCATCTCCGCGCCGTCCAGCAGGAACATGAGATAATCGTGAAGGCGATCAAGGCGCAAAAGGAAGATGACGCCTTTGACGCCATGAAGAACCATATCGTCAATGCCAGAAAGCGCATGTTCGAGGGCATCTGA
- a CDS encoding ribonuclease activity regulator RraA yields MPVMNEDMRVKLMSISTATLTTVLFKRGFRNTFICGSGLINPDAPRMVGPAYTLRYIPAREDLDDIKVFEDREHPQRKAIEECPAGAVMVIDSRKDPSAASAGGILVTRLYKRGVAGIVTDGGFRDTPDIAKLPFPSYHRTPSAPTNLIRHHATDINVPIGCGDVPVFPGDIIVGDQEGVVVIPQHIAQEVANEAFEQTAFEDFVYEKVVEGSSIFGIYPPDEEAQKAFGDWRQKNGR; encoded by the coding sequence ATGCCTGTGATGAATGAAGATATGCGCGTGAAGCTGATGTCGATCTCGACAGCCACGCTGACGACAGTGCTGTTCAAGCGCGGTTTCCGTAACACCTTCATCTGTGGGTCGGGCCTGATCAACCCTGACGCCCCGCGCATGGTCGGGCCAGCTTATACGCTGCGCTATATCCCTGCGCGCGAAGATCTCGATGACATCAAGGTGTTCGAGGACCGCGAACATCCGCAGCGCAAGGCCATAGAGGAATGCCCCGCCGGCGCGGTGATGGTCATCGACAGCCGCAAGGATCCTTCGGCCGCCTCGGCCGGCGGTATTCTCGTCACCCGGCTTTACAAGCGCGGTGTTGCCGGCATCGTCACCGATGGCGGCTTCCGCGATACGCCCGACATCGCCAAGCTGCCCTTTCCGTCCTACCACCGGACGCCCTCCGCCCCGACCAATCTGATCCGCCATCACGCAACTGACATAAATGTACCGATTGGCTGCGGCGATGTTCCCGTCTTCCCCGGTGACATCATTGTCGGCGATCAGGAAGGTGTGGTAGTTATTCCCCAGCATATTGCGCAGGAAGTCGCAAACGAGGCGTTCGAGCAGACCGCTTTCGAGGACTTCGTATATGAGAAAGTTGTGGAAGGTTCGTCAATTTTTGGTATCTATCCGCCCGATGAAGAAGCGCAGAAGGCTTTCGGCGACTGGCGGCAGAAAAACGGACGCTAA
- a CDS encoding aldehyde dehydrogenase (NADP(+)), which translates to MTSALRGKHLIAGEWVGSETRFSSEPSTGPAREFSAGTPELVDRAAKAAEEAFWSYGYTGRAKRAAFLRAIADEIETRADTITEIGTEETGLPAARLNGERGRTTGQLRLFADHIEKGDYLDRRHDEAMPERKPAPRPDLQMVQRPIGPVAVFGASNFPLAFSTAGGDTAAALAAGCPVVVKGHSAHPGTSEIVADAIDAARRRCDLAPGVFSLIQGGNRDVGTALVQHPCIQAVGFTGSLRGGRALFDLCASRPEPIPFFGELGSVNPMFLLPAAVAARGSDIGKGWAASLAMGAGQFCTNPGIAFVIDGKGADDFIAAAGEALAQTPPQTMLTDGIASAYREGRERVRKGSGVRELLETSCSGRSATPYLYETDAESWFENHALAEEVFGPLGLVVRLQSEDQMRRIATSLKGQLTCTIHMDGADSGLARSLMPVLERKAGRVLANGFPTGVEVVDSMVHGGPYPASTNFGHTSVGTLSIRRFLRPVCYQDVPEDLLPADLAGRD; encoded by the coding sequence ATGACGTCTGCACTGAGAGGAAAACACCTCATCGCCGGTGAATGGGTCGGCAGCGAAACACGGTTCTCGTCCGAACCTTCCACCGGCCCGGCCCGTGAATTTTCCGCCGGGACGCCCGAGCTGGTCGACCGCGCGGCAAAGGCTGCCGAGGAGGCCTTCTGGTCCTACGGTTACACAGGCCGGGCAAAACGCGCGGCATTCCTCCGCGCCATCGCCGACGAAATCGAGACCCGCGCCGACACCATAACCGAAATCGGAACGGAGGAAACCGGGTTGCCTGCGGCACGTCTCAACGGCGAACGGGGCCGCACCACCGGCCAGTTGCGCCTGTTCGCGGACCATATAGAAAAAGGCGACTACCTCGATCGACGCCACGACGAGGCCATGCCGGAGCGCAAACCGGCGCCGCGCCCAGACCTGCAGATGGTGCAGCGACCCATCGGTCCGGTCGCCGTGTTCGGCGCTTCCAACTTTCCCCTCGCATTCTCCACAGCCGGCGGCGACACCGCCGCCGCCCTTGCCGCCGGCTGCCCGGTCGTGGTCAAGGGCCACTCCGCCCATCCCGGCACCAGCGAGATCGTCGCCGACGCCATCGATGCGGCACGCCGCCGGTGCGATCTCGCGCCGGGCGTGTTCTCGCTCATCCAGGGCGGCAACCGGGATGTGGGAACGGCGCTGGTCCAGCACCCCTGCATTCAGGCCGTAGGCTTCACCGGATCGCTCAGGGGCGGTCGCGCGCTGTTCGATCTGTGCGCCTCACGGCCGGAGCCGATCCCGTTTTTCGGCGAGCTTGGCTCGGTCAACCCGATGTTTCTGCTGCCGGCGGCCGTAGCGGCACGCGGGTCCGATATAGGCAAGGGCTGGGCGGCATCGCTCGCCATGGGCGCCGGACAATTCTGCACCAATCCGGGCATCGCCTTCGTGATCGACGGCAAGGGGGCCGATGATTTCATCGCGGCCGCCGGAGAAGCGCTGGCGCAAACGCCGCCGCAGACGATGCTGACCGACGGCATTGCCTCGGCCTATCGCGAAGGGCGCGAGCGCGTGAGGAAAGGCAGCGGCGTACGCGAACTCCTCGAGACATCCTGTTCCGGGCGCAGCGCGACGCCCTATCTTTACGAAACCGACGCGGAGAGCTGGTTCGAAAACCATGCGCTTGCCGAAGAGGTCTTCGGACCCCTCGGACTTGTCGTCCGCCTGCAATCGGAAGATCAGATGCGGCGGATCGCGACGTCGCTCAAGGGACAGCTGACCTGCACCATCCACATGGACGGAGCGGATTCCGGGCTCGCACGCTCCCTGATGCCCGTTCTGGAGCGCAAGGCCGGGCGGGTGCTTGCCAACGGCTTTCCGACCGGCGTGGAGGTGGTCGATTCCATGGTGCATGGCGGCCCTTATCCGGCCTCCACCAATTTCGGCCACACATCGGTCGGCACGCTGTCGATCCGGCGCTTCCTGAGGCCGGTCTGCTATCAGGATGTCCCCGAAGATTTGTTGCCGGCCGATCTGGCCGGCCGGGACTGA
- a CDS encoding 2-hydroxy-3-oxopropionate reductase: protein MQLAFIGLGTMGRPMVEHILAADIQTRCSRIKPVSEYLLERGAVAASSPAEAARDADIVILMLPDTPDVEAVLFGPDGVAETLTEGSLVIDMSSISPVATKEFARRIKDMGAGYLDAPVSGGDVGARAASLSIMAGGSEADFERALPVLKLMGKNITRVGDVGAGQVCKVANQVIVGLTIEAVSEAFLLAERAGADVAKVRDALMGGFAQSRILEVHGQRMIDGAFEPGFAMRLHRKDLNIAHDVARSLDFSLPNTASTIQLMNAGLSQGLADKDHSALLSVLRNISPGGNAAS, encoded by the coding sequence ATGCAGTTGGCATTCATTGGTCTCGGCACCATGGGACGCCCCATGGTCGAACACATTCTGGCGGCCGACATCCAGACGCGGTGCAGCCGCATCAAGCCCGTGTCCGAATACCTTCTCGAACGCGGCGCGGTCGCCGCATCGTCTCCGGCAGAAGCGGCGAGGGACGCCGATATCGTCATTTTAATGTTGCCCGACACCCCGGATGTCGAAGCGGTTCTGTTCGGCCCTGACGGCGTTGCCGAAACGCTGACGGAAGGCAGTCTCGTCATCGACATGAGCTCGATTTCGCCAGTTGCCACCAAAGAATTCGCGCGCCGTATCAAGGACATGGGCGCAGGCTATCTCGATGCCCCGGTCTCGGGCGGCGATGTCGGCGCGCGGGCGGCATCGCTCTCGATCATGGCCGGCGGCAGCGAGGCTGATTTCGAACGCGCTCTGCCGGTGCTGAAACTGATGGGCAAGAACATCACCCGGGTCGGCGATGTCGGCGCCGGACAGGTCTGCAAGGTTGCCAACCAGGTTATTGTCGGACTCACGATCGAAGCCGTCTCCGAGGCGTTCCTGCTGGCCGAGCGCGCGGGCGCGGACGTGGCGAAAGTGCGGGATGCGCTGATGGGCGGCTTTGCCCAGTCGCGCATTCTCGAGGTTCACGGCCAACGGATGATCGACGGCGCGTTCGAACCCGGATTTGCGATGCGCCTGCACCGCAAGGATCTCAACATCGCCCATGACGTCGCCCGTTCGCTCGATTTTTCGCTTCCCAATACGGCCTCGACAATCCAGCTCATGAATGCCGGCCTGTCGCAGGGCCTGGCCGACAAGGATCATTCGGCCCTCCTGTCGGTGCTCCGCAACATCTCCCCGGGTGGTAACGCCGCCTCCTGA